The Malus sylvestris chromosome 14, drMalSylv7.2, whole genome shotgun sequence genome segment TTTGGATGGATTAGTCTAAATTTGAATAAAATCTTTCTGCCTCAATTCTCATGGCCTGGAATTTGTATCCTCTCTATCCATAATTTATTAGCGCAAAGGGACAGAAGCAGCCCACTTGTAACTACAAAACTGTCATGCACATAATTCAACCAAAACTCAAACCCCAAGACACACGTTATAAGCTTCTGTTCTTTCCTTCTGTTCCAGTTTCTTCATGCCACCTGAACCGGTCTGTTCAAAACTGCGTTTTTTCAGATAAGATCGATGGTTTTGATGCATGAGGTGGCCTTCAAAAGCTTTCGGGCTCGTTTAGGTTGCTTCTCTAAAAAGTACTTCCGTTAGAAGCACGTTAGAAAGTTTTTAAAAATCCAATCACTTGGAAGAGAGCTTCCTGAATAAGTACATGGCAGATGCGAGTTATTCTGTCAATCGCTGTTGGAAGTGCTTTAAGCCATTCCAGAAGCTTTCAGCTAATTGGGTTTGATCTCGGTTGTGTCACTTCTGTACAATATTTAGGGAATGGAGATTTTAATCTCTGTGATCTTACTGTTCGTGGGGGTTGCTGTTTTAGTAGTAATTCATGTGTGTATCATTGGGAGAGCATTCAACAGAGGCAATGATCAAGGTGTTAATCGGGTTCAAAGAAACAGCATTGTTGCGATAAAAAAGATGTCCAATGAGGAACTGAACATGCTGCCTTGCTTCGACTACACGGCAGAAGAGAAAGGGACCACGACCAACCACCCTGTGGATTGTGCAGTTTGCTTGGAAAGTTTCAAGGGAGGCGAAAAATGCAGGTTGTTGCCAAATTGCAGGCACAGCTTCCATGCTCAATGCATAGACTCGTGGTTGCTGAAGACTCCGGTTTGTCCGGTGTGTCGGACTTGTGCTAGAACTCCAAAGATTGATGTGAGTTTGGGAGGGGCAAGTGGCGTTTCCGGCGATTTTCGAGTCGAAATGACCTAGCAGGCAGGATGCTCAAAGTTTTGTATTTCGCTGTCAATAatgatttttttgtaaaatgtttcTTTGCTTGCATCCTTTTTCATGAAGAATTCAATGCTGGTTCTGTTTAATGTGATCGCTTTGGGAAGGGGGAAAAAATTTGGTTTCTGCCGACGGTAGATTGGGATTTGAAGCCACAATAGATTGCAAAATTTGTTATGGTCGCCTTGCATTAGGGGGCAAAGGCTCAAGTTTCGCCCTGTTTGTTGATCTTGAGCCTCCAGGACTTACATAACCGGGGACACCAAGTGGTAGTGTTTCAAACCAATAATGCAATCACATGTTACTAAAACATACGGCGATGCATGATATAATTGGAACACCGCCACCTTAGCGTTCCGGTTTCACGGAGTTAAGTAATCGCTTTGTGCAAGCCATGAAAACGCAAAGGATCAGTTAATTCAGAAGAACGCACAGCAATGAAGATATGTGATAACTGTTTCACCATTCTTGGTAGAATAGGCATGCCCCTCGGACATTAAGGAGGGGTTTTCGGACAACAACGTCATGGTCACGCTATAGATACAAAAGCATCGccatataaatttcaactcacgaAGACCAGGACATCATCTACTAACATGTTAGCTTACAAAATTCGGATATTTACGCGTACCTCTAGGAAAACACACAATGTCATGTGCTCTCAAGATTTCATATTCACAGAGACAAGCTTAACCTTTGTGATTCTAAGCAAAACTAAAACTCAGCTCAAACCACTAAATCTTGAggctttataaaaaaaaaaaaagtacattggAAAGGTAAAAGCTAGTGTTTTGAAACGAAAGATAACAAGAAAACCCATCTCaagttcacaaaacaaagaaaactaccGACGTAGTCTGCAGACTAAGCTGAGCTCTTCTCAGGATTGTTCTCAAGTTCCCTCCT includes the following:
- the LOC126600621 gene encoding RING-H2 finger protein ATL56-like, which encodes MEILISVILLFVGVAVLVVIHVCIIGRAFNRGNDQGVNRVQRNSIVAIKKMSNEELNMLPCFDYTAEEKGTTTNHPVDCAVCLESFKGGEKCRLLPNCRHSFHAQCIDSWLLKTPVCPVCRTCARTPKIDVSLGGASGVSGDFRVEMT